The Apium graveolens cultivar Ventura chromosome 11, ASM990537v1, whole genome shotgun sequence genome has a window encoding:
- the LOC141698174 gene encoding photosystem I reaction center subunit psaK, chloroplastic, producing MATAVMTSLPQFSGLRASSSSVSPVRGLVAVQPMKRKGNGALGARCDFIGSSTNLIMVTSTSLMLFAGRFGLAPSANRKATAGLKLEARDSGLQTGDPAGFTLADTLACGTVGHIIGVGVVLGLKNIGAI from the exons ATGGCAACTGCAGTCATGACATCTCTCCCTCAGTTCAGTGGTCTAAGAGCCAGTTCTTCATCAGTTTCTCCAGTCAGAGGCCTG GTAGCAGTTCAGCCAATGAAACGCAAAGGGAATGGAGCTCTGGGAGCTCGTTGTGATTTCATTGGATCATCGACAAACTTG ATAATGGTGACTTCTACAAGCCTAATGCTTTTCGCAGGAAGATTCGGATTAGCACCATCCGCAAACAGGAAGGCGACCGCAGGCTTAAAGCTTGAAGCGAGGGACTCTGGACTACAAACAGGGGACCCTGCTGGTTTCACTCTTGCAGACACATTGGCTTGTGGAACTGTTGGTCACATTATTGGAGTTGGGGTGGTTCTTGGGCTCAAGAACATTGGTGCTATATAA
- the LOC141698412 gene encoding uncharacterized protein LOC141698412: MKEEEVNKCQIQEWYPKFRSDSIKTIIHELPESFVQYLLDDYGPFLLPLSISNDDALPNRIHNPEEEEDFVVQEGSEDEAEQTSPPPSFEELELKIKESIESLGGSVFPKLNWSAPKDCAWISSTGSLRCTSFSEIALLLRSSDSLVHDLCHAYDSCSDKTSSRPTTFFLALRKWYPSLRPEREFRCFVRDQILVGISQREVTGYYPTILEDKTHLEMVIQEIFRDKVSQNFELENYTFDVYVTTSRKVKVLDFNPWGAFTLPLLFNWEELEQTSDVEENGLEFRIVESQCGVRPGLKTAVPYDYIDTSQGSGWDQFLRNADEEGQRQRTYAEAGA; this comes from the coding sequence ATGAAGGAAGAAGAAGTAAACAAATGCCAGATTCAGGAATGGTACCCGAAATTTAGATCTGACTCCATAAAAACCATAATTCATGAACTTCCCGAATCCTTTGTTCAATACCTTCTCGATGATTACGGTCCATTCTTGCTTCCTCTTTCCATCTCAAATGATGATGCTTTGCCGAATAGGATTCATAATCCTGAAGAGGAAGAAGACTTTGTAGTGCAAGAAGGATCTGAAGATGAAGCAGAACAAACTTCTCCTCCACCTTCTTTTGAAGAGCTAGAATTGAAGATCAAGGAATCAATTGAATCCCTTGGGGGTTCTGTCTTTCCTAAGCTGAATTGGAGTGCTCCTAAAGATTGTGCCTGGATAAGCTCAACTGGAAGTCTCAGATGCACTTCTTTCAGTGAGATTGCTCTTTTGCTTCGCTCCTCTGACTCGCTTGTTCATGACTTGTGCCATGCATATGATTCATGCTCTGATAAGACCTCGTCAAGACCCACAACCTTTTTCCTTGCCCTTCGTAAGTGGTACCCATCCCTCCGACCGGAGAGGGAATTTCGTTGCTTTGTACGCGATCAGATCTTAGTTGGAATCTCCCAGCGGGAGGTCACTGGATACTACCCTACCATTCTTGAGGATAAAACCCATTTGGAAATGGTAATCCAAGAAATTTTCAGAGATAAGGTTAGCCAGAATTTTGAATTGGAGAACTATACCTTTGATGTCTATGTTACCACTAGCAGGAAAGTTAAAGTTTTAGATTTTAACCCCTGGGGAGCATTCACATTGCCATTGCTGTTCAATTGGGAAGAACTGGAACAAACTTCTGACGTAGAGGAGAATGGGTTGGAGTTTCGGATTGTAGAGAGCCAATGTGGAGTTCGACCAGGTCTAAAAACTGCCGTTCCCTATGATTACATTGATACCAGTCAGGGAAGTGGTTGGGATCAATTTCTCAGAAATGCTGACGAGGAGGGGCAGCGACAGAGAACGTATGCTGAGGCAGGTGCCTAA